The Christiangramia forsetii KT0803 DNA segment ATTGCTTTTCACCCCCTATATCTATTTTTACCACGGGAAAGTCATAAATAGGTTGTGCGGTGCGGGCAATTTCGTCGGGATTAAAAGTTGCGGTAGTAATAGATGTTTTTCCAGGTTTTAATCCTTCGGAAGAAGCCATAACTTCTATTTTTCCTGCTGCAGCTGTAGATCTTACGTAGATAGAAGCCACACCATCATATAATAATGCAGGGTTAGCTTCAATTTTACCATTATCCACGAACTCCCCTTCCCCGGAAATTTCAAAATTTATCCTGTTCTCAGCTGAAGTTACTATTTCCCCGTTTTTATCAAGTACATAGGCATGTGCCAAACGTAAATCGGATCCTCCGGAGTAAAAAGCCTGATCTCCACCGTCACTAATTTTCACTTCTATCTCGTAAGGTTCAGCCTGTTTCGTTCTGGAATGTTCCCCTATTTTTTCACCATGTATAAATCCTTCCGCCCGAATCTCACCTTCTTTCCAGTTATAATGAAAGGTAAAGGAAGGATGTTCCAGATTTGCCTTTTCAGGATCGTTATCTGGCAACTGGCGTGAAATCAGAGAATCGTTATGATACAATGCTACTTCCCGGGCATTACTAAAAACACGAATTTTTCCGTTATTGGAAACGGACTCATCAGCTATATGAACGATAGGTTTAGACACCAGTTCAGATTGATACCAATAATATACAGGTTTTGGAACCCGATAAGCACTTAAAACGGCGTAAGTGGTCATAAAATCACGCTTCCATCGGCTGTCAATAATATCCGGTTGCAGATGGTTATAATCGGCTCCCAACCAGCCAATCGCGGCAATATTCTGCTTACTGGCTTTATATCTTGAAATATGGAACTGGTTCACTTCAGCGTTGGCAGAACTACCATGCTCCATAACCATATTAAAATCACTTTCAGGCCACTCGGTACGGCGATAGTCCATTGTAGCATGTACATCGGTAATTCCGGCATTTTTCACCCCATTCCATGGACTGGACGCTGAGGCTGTTAAGCGGTTGGGATCTTCCTCTTTTGCCACATATTGCATCTGGGGAACCGGTCCGCGGTGGTTGATTCCTGCGCCCCAAAAAACGATGGAAGGATGGTTTCTATGGTTTCTTATCATAATTCTGGTGGCTCTATCAAGCTTAGAGAACCACTCTTCCCCACCCCATTCTATCCAGGTAGAAGGTTCTTCATAAACCAAAAGTCCTAGCTCGTCACAGGCATCCAGAAAAGCATCATCCTGAGTGTAATGCGCCAACCTGATTATGTTCATCCCGGCCTGTTTGTATTGCAAAGCTTCCTGATAATGCAAGGCATTAGGAACTGCATCCCCGATATTGGGAAAATTCTGGTGCCGGTTTACTCCAATAAGGAAAATAGGTTCACCATTCAGCACAAAACCTTTTCCTTCAACTAATTTAAAAGTCCGGAATCCAAAACGGTTTTCGACATAATCCACCGGTTCTTCTTCATTGTAAATAACAGAATTTACCCGGTATAAATATGGAGTGTCAGGAGACCATAAATGAAAATCATCATCTATTCCTGTAGTTTGATAAAATGTATGTGTACTATTTGCAGGGATCAAAACCTCATTCTCTAAATTTTTGATCACGTAACCCTTATCGTTAATGATCCTGGTCGCAATTTTAGTGTTTTGGGGAACATCATATTCGTTGCTTACGGTGGTTTTTATAGAAACCGTCCCGTTATTGGTATTTACAGTAGGAGTGGTGATATGTACCCCGGCATTATAATCTTCCCAGTTAAAATTTACGTGGAGTTTATTAGTTTTTACCAGATATACATCCCGGTACAGCCCTCCGAATTTCACATAATCTGTCCGGTGGGGATCAGGTGCAATGCTTTTATCATAACTATTATCGGCTTTGATAGCGATCAGGTTTTGCTGACCTGGTTTTACATATTTGGTAATATCAAAGTGAAAAGGCACGTACCCGTTAATTTTAAAACTTCCCGCCTGTTCTCCATTTACCCAAATCTCCGTAGCATTATGTACGCCTTCAAACTCAATGAACACCTTTTCATCGGCTGCTGCATCTATGACGAGATTTTTCCGGTACCAACCAAAGTCCCTCAAATATTTTTCCTGCACCCAACTTTCTTTTATGCTATCCAACTCGTAGGAAACCAGTTGAAGTGTATGGGGAACAGAAACTTCTTTCCACTGAACATCATTAAATTCAATTTTGCCCGGATTTCCCGATACCTCCCCCAAATGGAATTTCCATCCATTATTAATATTGATCTTAGAACGGTCTGTCTTTGGGAATCCTTCCGGCAGATCACTATTTTGGGAATAAAGATGGGACGATATTAATAATAGTAAGAGGCTTAGTTTTACTGTATTCATTATTCTTTGTTTACTGATTACTTTCTTTTCCAAACTCTAAAATATTTTACATGATACTCTCCATCCAGACGTTCTTCATCGGGCAATGCACCGAACCATTTATTGGACTCACAATTAAAATTCACCTCCAGAGGTTGGTGCCAATGAGTATTTTCAGCTTCTCTGAATAAAATCCCGTCAATATAAAAGCGTATCACTTCAGGGGTCCATTCCAGTCCCCATACATGGTAGTCTTTCTGTAATTCCTCCGGGAAATAATATTTTTTTGTACGTGAAAAATGTTCTTTTACATTTCCATGTTCCGGTGGAGATCTAAAAACGTGAATATTTGAATTAAGATCATTCCTGTTATATTCAACACCCGGCGCATTTTCACAAATATCGATCTCTGTCCACCAGTCTTTGTCCACATTTGTCATCCAGAACCCCGAAACCCATGGAGCATCCATCAGTTTGGCTTCTGCTTCAAAATAACCGTATAAAAATTTCTCTTTACTCTTGATAAAACCCGTGCTATGGGTAAAGCCTTCAGGTAATTTTACATCCTGGTGCTGATTCACCCGTACTACCAGCTCTCCATTTTCAAGCTTTACATTGGAACCATCAAAATAGGTAGGTGGGCGTCCCTTCCATTTTGGATTATTGGGATACCAGATAGCTTCATTTAATTGGTTCGCTTCAAACTCATCAGAATATTTTTCGAGCAGATCCCAGTTTTTTGTGTTGGCCTGGTCTGATATTGGAAAATCATTATTTTGCCTTACAACCGCTTTTTTAATATTTACAGTATCCACATATTTTTTTGGTGGAATGGTTAATTCTTGTGAATAATTTTTTGATGTAATGAGAATGCATACGAGAGCGCCGAGCATTAATTTGAATTTCATATAAGACTATGTTTAAAAAATAAATGTAGGCTGTATATGGCTCCTCGTTCAATTCAAATGTTTTTTTATGTAACACATATGTTTTATACTGAAAATTTAAGGCAATCCATAGCCGAAATAAATAAGCTTTCTTATGCAAAGTATTCTCCTGAAGAAAGGCTGGAATACAGTTTGTGAAAAATGGCTGCGACAAACATAATCTGACTCATTCGGTTGTATGAATACTTTATGAAAATCATGTTACTGTCAAATAAGTTGCATTATAAAAAATTCTTAGAAGACAAACTGTAACAATCGTTTAATTGCTTTGTCATTAAATAGATATTCATCAACTCATCAATCAAAATGGCTAAAATCACAATCAAAATTCTTTTACTAAGTTTAATAATTTCACTTTTCGGATGTCAAAATCATGAGAGCATAGACTCTTATTTGAATGAATTATATCAAAATGGAAAACTTAATGGGAATATATTAGTAACTAAAAACAACAAAATAGTTTATGAAAAATCGTTTGGTTTTACTGATGGCTCTAAAAGTGAATTGTTGAACAAAGATTATCGCTTTGATATTGGTTCTGTTTTTAAAGAATTTCCCGCTGTTGCAATTATGCAATTAAAAGAAAAAAACCATCTCAACTTAAATGATAAACTTTCTAAGCACATCTCTGGATTACCAAAATGGGCGGAAAAAATATCTATAAAAAACTTACTACAATACTCTAGTGGCTTACCACAAATACCCTGGGACGAATATTTCAGTAAAGGAATTAAAATTACCGATGAAGATATTATGAAAAATCTTCTAACTATTGAAAATCTAGAATTTGAACCAGGTTCGGATTATTTATACTCAAATAACAACCCTATTTTATTGATTAAAATAGTTGAGAATATAACACAATCAAAATTTAGTGATTATGTACAGGAGAACCTATTTAACCCACTTAATATGAATAGTACCGTAATTAATGACCAATTTCCATACAAGGAGAAAATATTAATGGCAATTCCTTTTGATACTAATTTTAAAGAAGATGACTACGAAATCTCAATTAAAAATCTCTTGATCAGTTCAACTGCAAGGGATATGTCATTATGGTTCGAACAGTTAGATGATTTTAATGTAGTTAATAAACAATCTATAAAAACTCTTTCCGAAGAAGCAAAATGGGGCTTTAATATTCAATCACCACTTGGCTCATGTGAATGGCAAAACGATAAAATTATGGAACATTCCCATCATGGTTCGAGTGGGAATTACGAATGTATCGTGCGAAGATTTAAACAAGATGGTATTACGATTGTAATATTGACCAATCAAAAGCACGAAAACGTATACGATATATCGAATGATATTTATAAAATTCTAAGAAAGAGTATCTAAAGCGCAATTATAAAATAAAGTGCTTGTGTGAATCTGCTAAATCAAACTCTGATTTTAATTTGGATAAAAAGTTAGCTCAAAAATAATTATCTATAAAGTTGCCATTTATAAAAGACGGCATATAAGTCTCAAATCTATAATCCTATTTCTCAGGTAAACTTGATTTTAATATGGGGCACTATAATAATAAACTATGCTACGTAAAAGATGGATTCCTATGAATTAATAAAGGGATTCATTTATTATATCAAAAATCTTCAAGCTAGCTTTAATCAACAGATCTAAATTTTAATATTGAACACTTACTCCTGTTGAGATTCATATGTACTTTCAAAAATTTTATCAGCATTCGCGGCTTCAAAACCATCACGACGATGTTTCCTATCTATTTCAGATTTAGGTAAGGATTGAAACTGAGGTAATACGAGCCGTTCAGCAAATTCTACATAACTGCCGGGTATTTCAATAACTTCTGAACCTTGAAAATTAGCCGTTACTTTACCGGCTACAGAACTGCTTTGTTTTAAAAATCCATCCTTGCTTACCTTTATCTCCCCACCGGCATTGTTCAATTTTATCCCTATGGATTTTAGAAATGTATTGAACTCTTTCAGACTGTTATAGCCATCAGGCAAGTCATGAATACTTATGGTGAAATGATTTAAATAATATCGGTTGTAAATTACCCAGGCAGCATATTCACTTTCTTCCTGTAAACTTTGGTAATCAGCAAGTGTCGGCAGCTCCCATAAGGCAGAAGTAAAAAATGTAGAAACCTCATCCACATTTTCAAAATCCAACTTATCTACAGGATCTTTTTTTATCTTCCCGGTATATTTTTTAATTATCGTCTTGGCATTCTGGCTTAAGTCTGAAACCCTTAACTCGCTTATAAAGATTCTCGGGTATCTAGGTTCAGGATGGGAATACCAGAAAGCGTTTAATTTTTTCTCCGGAAAAAAATAATAATCACGCTTCTCATAACCATAATGCAGAAAAATTTTTTCCAGTGAAGCAATCCCAAGATTAGGAACTCCCAACGTACGAAAAGCAATATGGTCATTTTTAATAGCTTCCTCCTTAAAGATCATCCCTTCCTTCAGCATTCCATCAATGACCTTATAAACATCAGGAACCCTTTCTTTGTAAGGAATTATCAATGAGTTTAATACTTTATCTAAATCGCTTTCTTTGCTGAATTTCATTATTTTAATTTTGTTTAAAAATAGCGAATTCGACCTAAAATAAGTCGAATTCACTACCTGGCTAACTCAAATTATTATTAATTAATTTCAGTATTAGTTTGTATTTCTGATAATGGTATAGGCAAATAAGAATGTTCCTGAGCATTGAATCCGTTTCTACCAGCAGCACTCATCGCTTCATCCAGCATTCCCCATCTTCTCAGGTCAAAGAATCTCGTGCTTTCAAGGCTAAGCTCCATCACTCTTTCATGCATTAGTTGCTCAAATACCTCTTCTTTGGAATTTAGTGCAACAGCTGGAACATTTCCGTGTAACGTTCTTACTTCATTGATCAATTCCACAGCTTTTTCTGTATTTCCGGTTTCATTTAAAGCTTCCGCATACATTAATAAAACATCAGCATATCTAAGTAAAGTGACGTTAAGGCCTATATATCCGTTCCCCTCTAAAGGTTCCGGCAGCCATTTTCTGAAAATTGCTACATCGTCTTTAGCATTGGGATCTCCATAAGTAGCTTCAATTAAACTATCCCACGTACTACCTTCCATCCTTTTGGTAGATTCATCATTAAAATAAGGATCATCAAAATAGAGGGTAGAATATAATCTATTGTCATAAAGACCATTTTCAGCAATCATACCTTCTTCTTTCATTTCGGCTACTAAACGGTCATCGGCTAAAATACCACCCCAGCCTCCTATGGCCCAATCGGCTACGAAAGAATGTAAACGGGTTGCATTATAGGAAGTTGCATCACCACTTTTGAACTGCAATTCAAAAATAGATTCTTTATTATTCTCATTTTCACCATTGAACAGACTCTTAAAATCGTCGACTAAAGCATACTGCCCGCTTTCTATAACTTTAGCAAAAGCTTCGGCGGCGTTTTGATAATCATCACTGGTATTGGAGGACTCGTCCCCTGCTTTGTACATATAGGCTTTCCCCAAATAACCAAGAGCCGCACCTTTATTTGCCCGGCCATAGTCCTGAGGCTGAATTTCAAAACTTAGCCTATCAGATGCCGTTTTAAAATCCTGCATGACAAAATCCCAGGCTTCAGGTCTTGTTGCTAAAGCTTTATCTAAGGTGGCTGGAGCAACGATATCATCCCTAATGATAATTTGTTCAAACAGAGTTAGCAATTTGAAATGATAATATCCTCTCAGAAAATAAGCTTCCCCTAAAATTTGTTCTTTTTCACTATTGGAAATCTGATCTGCGGTCATTTCAGAAACATTTTTTATAACCTGGTTGGAAAAATTGATTCCCTTATAATTGGTACTCCAAAGCACATCCAGGAATATATGGCCATTGGTATAATTGAAATTATAAATAGACATCCAATGGGAATAATTGGTGGCATCAGGACCAGGCAAAACATAGTCTGATCGGAAATACTCCACTACAGAGCGGCCTTCCTGCCAGCCATCCCAGAAATTACTTCTGGCTTCCAACTCTGAATAAGCCGCAGTTAAACCAGATCGTGCATCTTCGGCATTGCGCCAGAAATTCTCTGAAGTTAATTGGTCTGGTGGTTGTTTGTCTAAGTATTCATCATCAGAACATCCAATAGTCAGTAAAATACTCAGTAGAAAAACAGATTTTATTATATATTTTTTCATTTTAATATTTTTTTAGAAACTAAGTTGAACTCCAGTTATTAAAGATTTATATTTTGGGTAAAGATTAAGATCAATCCCCCTGGAAAGTACGCTACCTCCAACTTCGGGATCAAGTCCCGAATAATCGGTTAGCGTAAAAAGATTCTGCCCCGTAACGAAGATTCTCGCGCTTTCTATAAAAGTCTTTTGAAGCACATCAGGAGATAAAGTATATCCAAGTTGCAGTGTTTTTAATCTTAAGTAATCACCATCTTCCAGAAATCTGGTAGAAGCACGGTTATTTCTGTTAGGATCATTTAGAACTGCACGAGGAACATCTGTATTAGTATTAGAAGGTGTCCACGCATCGAGTGCAGCCGTTCTGTAATTTCTACCAGTGTCCAGACTCAAAAGCCTGAAATCATTTCCGTTGTAGATCTTATTACCTCCCACACCCTGAAAGAATATGGTAAGATCAAAGTTTTTATACTCTCCTGTTAGATTTAAACTGTATTCGTATTTTGGAATAGCTGTTCCGGCGTATACTTCATCGTCTTCATTAATTACCCCATCACCATTCTGGTCTGTAAACCTAATATCGCCGGGTTCGGCATTAGGCTGAATAAGGTTTCCATTCACGCTATGCGTCTGTACTTCCTGATCGCTCTGGAAAATTCCATCTGCAACAGGTAAAAAGAATGCTCCCGGTTCATAACCAATCTTTGTTTGGTTCACAAAATGATCTGATCCAAATAGTAAACCAACCCCATACAATACCTGATCTTCATTACTTAGTTTGGTCACCTCACTGTTTATAGTAGTAAAAGTTCCTCCTACAGCGTATTTAAATTCATTATCCCTGTTGCGATAATTTGCTTCAAATTCGAATCCATTATTTTCGAATGCGCCCACATTCACTATTGGATTGTTAATTCCTGCGGAAGGTGAAACTTCTTTTGTAATTAATAAATCTTCAGTCTTACTGTTATAATAGTTTAAAGAACCCTGAAGTTTATTATCAAAAATGCCAAAATCCAGTCCGAAGTTAGCCGAAGTATTCGTTTCCCATTGCAAGTCATCGTTTTGAAGATCGCGAGCGATACTCCCTAAATAAGAGTTTTGTGGACTTCCAAAAACATAGCCTCCATCGTCCTGACTTTTTCCTTGTGATATTAAAGCAACATAATCATAATACCCTAAGGCACTATCATTTCCTGCCTGTCCCCAGCTGTATCTCAATTTCAGAAAATTGAACACTTCCTGATTTTCCATGAAGTTTTCTTCTGTAATTTTCCAACCTAATGCAAACGAAGGAAAAACACCATACTGGTTATTTTTTCCAAATTTGGAACTTCCGTCTCGCCTTAAACTGGCCTGCACCAGATATTTATCATCAAAGGCATAATTGATCCTTCCAAACTGGGAGACTAAAGCATATTCAGCATTAGATCCACTGGCTGAATAAGTTCCATCGCTAAACGCATCGAGCGTATTAAAATTAGGATCTAAAATAGTTGCTGCAACCTTATTCCCTTCATCATCAAGTTTATATCCCTCTGCCTGGGCGTAAGTACTTTTAAACGGCTCCCTGATTCTTTGATACCCTGCTAATAATACTACTGCATGTTTATCAATCTCAAAATTATATCTAACCGTATATTCTTCATTTAACCTTCTAAATTCTGAATGAAATTCAGAAATAAATGAAAATTCACGTTCTGCAATATCCTGCACATCCCTTACACGGAAAGGCTGATGAAAATTATAGGTGTAATCTTGAAGATCTGATACACTAAAACCAGCTCCTATGTGGAAATTCTTGAATGCTTCAAAATCAAAGTTTATATTTCCTAAGAAGTATTTTAATTTGGTATAACCTTCTAAGAATTGATCTTCCCCAACCGGGTTTCTATGATCTGGTAGATCACCGGTTCTGTAACCAAAACCTGATTCATGTTCCTCATCAAAGACAGGAATTAATGGAGAAATGAAATAAGTTTCCCTAATGGAGAATTTATGATCTTCTCTGTAAGTTTCACTGTAATTGAGGTTAGTAGAAACTTTTAATTTTCCCTTATCCAGGTTTAATTGTGAATTCACTCCCTTTTTGGTGAAATTGGAACCTATCAACAAACCTATCTCGTCCGCATAGTTTCCGCCAACGCTGTAATTTATATTTTTACCCCCTCCACTAATTCTAATGTTATTGGTTGAAAGATAGCCCGTACGGTGAGTTTCCTCAATCCAGTCAGTATCATTTATAGGCGAATTTACTACATACTGTGGAAGTTCAGCTCCGGCATTTTCATACATTTGACGGTGAACAGAAATATACTCATCGGCATTAAGAAGTTGCATTTCTTCTCTCGGTGTGTTTATACTTAAAGAAGATTCAATATCTATCCTGGGTTTTCCTTCTTCCCCCTTCTTAGTAGAAATAATTACTACACCATTAGCGGCCCTGGTTCCATAAATGGCACCAGAAGCAGCATCTTTGAGAATTTCAATACTTGCAATATTGTTGGTATTAATAAAATAAGGATCGGCTTGTACCCCATCCACTATATAAAGCGGTTCATTATTTCCAAAGGTTCCAATTCCACGAATAGAAATTTCGGGTGCTGAACCGGGGCTACCGGTAGAGTTGGTTACTGTTACTCCAGACACCCGACCCTGAATGGCATCCAACGGATTGGTACTTACCACTTTATTAAGTTCTTCACTTTTCACTGAACTAATGGCTCCGGTAACATCACTTCTCTTTTGAGTACCATAACCCACAACAACCACTTCGTTTAAGCTTTCCAGATCATCTTCCAGGGTTACATTGATAATTTGCTGATCGCCAACTTCAATTGTTTTCTTTTGAAATCCTATATATTGAAAACTTAATTTTTCACCTGGTGCTACTTCAATAGAATAATTCCCGTCAAAATCGGTTTGGGTTCCCCTATTAGTACCTTCAATAGAAATATTAACCGAAAGTAACGGCATTCCCTTAGAATCTGTCACTACTCCGGTTACTGTTGATTGTTCCGAAATCGTTTTCGTTTCTGAATCAAAAAAAACATCCTTTTCCTTTAGAAGGATTACATGTTCTTCTGTAAACTCGTAGGTATAATCTACTAAAGCAAGACAGCGATTTAATAGATCTTTTGCTGAAATAATTCCGGCTTTTACTCTAAGAGGTTGAGCTCCATCAAAAAGGTTACTTGGATAAATAAAAGTATAATCTGTCTGCTCCTTAATCAGTTGAAAAGCATCTTCAACACTAATGGTTGTGGACTTTTCAATTTTAATTTTAGCATTTTGAGAAAATAGTTCATTAGAACTAAATCCGAAACTGCTAATGCAAAAAAATAAGATAAAGACTCTCATAATAAAGATTAATACTCCCTTGCGTAAAGGCAATAGTTTACCATTCAATTTAGTTTTCATAAATTTGTAGTTAGTTAATTACTTAATTAATGGGAATGAGGGTTTAGATTGTCCAGATATAAACCCCATTCCTTTTTCATTCCTGGTATTGCATCACTTTGATTTTATTTCCATTTAATTCAAATCGTGCTCGTTTAGTATTTTCTATAATGTCCAGGATACTTTCAAGATTTTGCTCTTTTCTGAACCTGCCATTAAATTTCATTTCTTCTAATTCTTTTATCTGAAAATCGGCCTTTATATCATACCACCTGGATAAAACCTCAAAAATGTCTTTTAAAGATTCATCTTTGAATAAGAACATCCCGTCTTTCCACGCGATATAATCATATACGTTTACTTCTTTTATGCCTTCTAAAGAATTGTTTTCAATGATCGATTGCTGGCCTGGGTTTAAGGTAACCGCCTTTTTACCATATAATAGGTTTACTTCTCCTTCAACCAGCGTAGTCACAATTTTACCTTCATTATAATTTTCAATATTGAATGAAGTCCCTACTACCTCTATATCCTGATTAGAATTTTTAACAACAAATCTCTTTCCTGCATTCTGCAAAGCAGGAGTTACTTCAAAATAAGCTTCACCGTATACCAGAACTACTTCCCGCTTATCTTTTTGATCAAAACTGGAAGGAAATTCAAGTTTGGATTTTGCATTTAGGGTAACTTTAGTTCCATCGCTCAACTCAACAGTAAATTGTTTTCCGGTTGGGACTATAATAGTATTCGTCCCAGATGTTGCTTGGGTTTTATCTATTTTAAGTTGATCTTTACTTCCCTGGTAATATTTACCGGCTACAACAGAATCATTGTTTCCAAAAGCTATTGAGGTTCCATTTTGATCTTCAAAGATTATATCCTCAGATTTTTTTTCTACTTCCTGAACATCAACTATCTGGTTCTCCTGTTCAAATGGATTATTTAGAAAGTAATAGGCTGGGAAACTCAGGAAGCCAATCACCAGGATTGCTGCAACAGTATATTTCCAATATGGAGTATTGTTTTTTACAGTTTTGGATTCAACTTTTTTCCAGGCACCGGAAGTATTAATATTAATAGCGTCACTATTATGATCGTCCTTTTTTAATTTTTGGTAATACTGGCGATGATCCTCTGAAGAAGAATACCATTGCTGAAATTCTTTTTCTTCCTCAAGGTTTAAGCCTTTTTTAATTCTTTTTATTAATAAACTATACTCCATTATCATTCAGGTATGTTGCCCTTTATACTAAAGACAAATTATTTTACGAATAGGGT contains these protein-coding regions:
- a CDS encoding SusC/RagA family TonB-linked outer membrane protein yields the protein MKTKLNGKLLPLRKGVLIFIMRVFILFFCISSFGFSSNELFSQNAKIKIEKSTTISVEDAFQLIKEQTDYTFIYPSNLFDGAQPLRVKAGIISAKDLLNRCLALVDYTYEFTEEHVILLKEKDVFFDSETKTISEQSTVTGVVTDSKGMPLLSVNISIEGTNRGTQTDFDGNYSIEVAPGEKLSFQYIGFQKKTIEVGDQQIINVTLEDDLESLNEVVVVGYGTQKRSDVTGAISSVKSEELNKVVSTNPLDAIQGRVSGVTVTNSTGSPGSAPEISIRGIGTFGNNEPLYIVDGVQADPYFINTNNIASIEILKDAASGAIYGTRAANGVVIISTKKGEEGKPRIDIESSLSINTPREEMQLLNADEYISVHRQMYENAGAELPQYVVNSPINDTDWIEETHRTGYLSTNNIRISGGGKNINYSVGGNYADEIGLLIGSNFTKKGVNSQLNLDKGKLKVSTNLNYSETYREDHKFSIRETYFISPLIPVFDEEHESGFGYRTGDLPDHRNPVGEDQFLEGYTKLKYFLGNINFDFEAFKNFHIGAGFSVSDLQDYTYNFHQPFRVRDVQDIAEREFSFISEFHSEFRRLNEEYTVRYNFEIDKHAVVLLAGYQRIREPFKSTYAQAEGYKLDDEGNKVAATILDPNFNTLDAFSDGTYSASGSNAEYALVSQFGRINYAFDDKYLVQASLRRDGSSKFGKNNQYGVFPSFALGWKITEENFMENQEVFNFLKLRYSWGQAGNDSALGYYDYVALISQGKSQDDGGYVFGSPQNSYLGSIARDLQNDDLQWETNTSANFGLDFGIFDNKLQGSLNYYNSKTEDLLITKEVSPSAGINNPIVNVGAFENNGFEFEANYRNRDNEFKYAVGGTFTTINSEVTKLSNEDQVLYGVGLLFGSDHFVNQTKIGYEPGAFFLPVADGIFQSDQEVQTHSVNGNLIQPNAEPGDIRFTDQNGDGVINEDDEVYAGTAIPKYEYSLNLTGEYKNFDLTIFFQGVGGNKIYNGNDFRLLSLDTGRNYRTAALDAWTPSNTNTDVPRAVLNDPNRNNRASTRFLEDGDYLRLKTLQLGYTLSPDVLQKTFIESARIFVTGQNLFTLTDYSGLDPEVGGSVLSRGIDLNLYPKYKSLITGVQLSF
- a CDS encoding FecR family protein — its product is MEYSLLIKRIKKGLNLEEEKEFQQWYSSSEDHRQYYQKLKKDDHNSDAININTSGAWKKVESKTVKNNTPYWKYTVAAILVIGFLSFPAYYFLNNPFEQENQIVDVQEVEKKSEDIIFEDQNGTSIAFGNNDSVVAGKYYQGSKDQLKIDKTQATSGTNTIIVPTGKQFTVELSDGTKVTLNAKSKLEFPSSFDQKDKREVVLVYGEAYFEVTPALQNAGKRFVVKNSNQDIEVVGTSFNIENYNEGKIVTTLVEGEVNLLYGKKAVTLNPGQQSIIENNSLEGIKEVNVYDYIAWKDGMFLFKDESLKDIFEVLSRWYDIKADFQIKELEEMKFNGRFRKEQNLESILDIIENTKRARFELNGNKIKVMQYQE